The sequence below is a genomic window from Halalkalicoccus jeotgali B3.
TACCTGGGGAAAGCAACCAAGACGGACACTGATACCAATGCTGATTAACACTGATCAGCCATGGCTCCCAGCCGAGATCGATCGTGTCTCGTGGTCGCAACCTTCTAGAGTGCTGAGTGGTAGTACTGAATGTAATGAACAAGAAAGAGCAGCCAGCAGTTTACTATCAGCTTAGTGATACTGTTGATGTTCTCGCAGCATTCGATAGAGCGGGGATCGAACATTTAGAGGTGTCTGCAGAACGGACGATCGTCATCTACAGTCGAACGATCTTCGATTTCGAGATCGATAGTGGTCGGTTAGAAGACGCTCAAACGGTTACCGTGGAGGTGTTCGATATCTCACCTGATCTCGATGCTGATACCGATTCAGTCCCGCTTATCGAGACCTTAGTTGAGGAACTTGCAACCACGGCAAGCGTCGACTGGGAGCGCCGCTGAGCGCTCTCCTAGTCGGTCGTGTGCTCGTAGACCGAGACCATTCCAAGCGAAAGGTACTCGACGATGTGGCGCTACTCTCGCCGCTCGATGATGCTCGCAAACGCGACGTTCGACTGGACGGTGTCGATTTCAACGGTTACCTCCTCGTCAGGTTCGGCATCCGGAACGATTACCACATATCCCCGTTCAACACGGGTGATTCCATCTCCTTGATCGCCGAGCGTATCGATCGTCACCGTTCGAACTTCACCCTCCTTGACTGGTGGCTCCGGTCTCTCTGCCGGGGAAGAAGATGATAAAGCAGCAGTGGATGCTGTGCCCTGGTGGTCGTCTACTGCGTCCTCAGTCTTCGTAGGAAGCACGGCGACGTGATAGACTTCTCCTGGATTGACCGTCATTTGTTCGACCACCTCTCGTGGAACCTCGAGCTGCAGTCCTCCGTTTTGTTCAGTCAGACGAGACGTAATGAGCGCTCGAAGACGATCTGGGATTGAAACCATTGATACGTATCGTGAGTAGGTGCATACACGTCACGCTATATAACCTCTTTCGGCAAATGTGTCTGCTAGAGCGTACTCTTTGCTACGTGTCTCCGTTATCTCACTCGATACGATGTCGCTGGAGAAATCTGCAAACTCTTCGCTTGGTGAGCAGCTGCAGGCACTTCACGATACTGCGCCTCAACGCTATAGTCTGCTTGAACGCTATGCAGAGGACCTCAGACAGGCTTTCGAACAGTCTGGGCGAAACTACGCATCGGCGAAGCAACTCTATCGGACGTGGGATAACCCGCCGTTCGAACCACAGATTCTCGGCCAGCTCCTAAGTGCTGCCGCGGATCTCGGCGTGCTCCGGGTCTATACCCATCGGAGCAATCACAATCGATACGACCTCACTGCGTACGATTCGGCGCGAATGGACCGGCTCGCAGCGATCTTCACTGACGAAGCAGCATCAGCGACAGATGCGAAGTTCGCCGACCGATAACTCCTGTTCAGGCTGCATTCAGCGTGTCGTGGAGGTACTGCTGTTCCCATTCGCGACGAGCGCTGAGTTCTCGCTGGCCACGTGCCGTGAGTTTGTAGAGGTTCGTTCGACGATCCTGCTGTGATTTCTCGACGAGTCCTTTATCGACAAGGGTATCGAGATTAGGGTAGAGCCGCCCGTGCTGGATCTCTTTGTCGTAGTACCCTTCGAGCTCGGCTTTGAGTGCGAGGCCATGCGGGTCGTCTAATCCGCCGATGACATAGAGCAGATCCCGCTGGAACCCGGTGAGATCGTACATGTTTTTATATTGTACCGAGTCTTTGTCAACTTATTGTATAATATACACCGTGAGTGTGTCTGAGATAACACAGACTGACTCAAATCCATAATGTCGATAAGACGATAATTACAATCTCACACATCTAGATACTAGCCGGTCATTGTTCCTTGAATCGATACAGAAAGACAGCAGCTGAATTGGTGCTCTGCTGTCCATATATACGAGCAGAGCTGACCCTGTGACTTAGTGCGCGACGGGGTTGATCCGTGGTCATAAAGGAGTATATCACTCGTCTGATCGAGCATGGCCTCATCTACGAGCAGATCGACGGGACCATTGACATCGCTTGCCGGGGTCCTGTATGGTCTCGCTGCTTGTAGTCGACACCGGTACTGATAAGTTGCCGTGGCACTACGTACCAGACGCACACCCTGCACTGCTCCCAGGGGCGTGCGAGTCGTTCCGACCCGCGGTACCGAACCGCGTGAGGAAAATTGTGTTGTCAGCAGAAGATAACACGAGTCTGTACATGGATCCTACTGTTTGCCGACGGTGGTCCACATCGGGCCACCGTCGGCGGCATCAACGGAATTTCTGATCCCCTACAAAGAAGTCTCCGTAGCATTGATTAGCAGTCGTATACCCCGGAGATGGCACCCGAGGCCGTGTCCACGCACGAGTGCAGGTGTTCCTTGCGCTGTTCATCACGTCGTCGTCATTGTCAATTACCTCACCCCCAGTAATCGAGTACCTGGAAGCATGATGGTTAGTCGATAGAAATCCGGAATCCTACGATCGTCGCTGTTACAGAGCGAACTTATAGTTGCTGTGCGTCCGTGACGTCACGAGGCGTGGCAGCGGGTCCGCGATGTGGTCGTGGTGCCAATATTTGAGAAACGGCGTGCTGAACTGCTATCACGGGCATCCGGACTCCCGAACGCTCGCGAACTCGTTTCGTCGTCCACAGCCAAAAGTGGTTATGGATTTGCAGTCGAATCACAATCCATTACGCCGTGGACATCGTACTGCACACATCATGCAAGCCCTGCCGGCCGCGAGTCCGATGCCGATACAGATCAGTAAGGTCGGCGTCACCGCCGGCTACGACCTCGCGGTGTTTTTCCTCATCGGGCTGTTCGGCGGCGCACACTGCATTGGAATGTGTGGCCCGCTCGTCGCGACCTACGCCGAGCGCATGGAAACCAACGACCGGTGGTCGGGCGCGCTCACCCTCTATGAGATGCGCCAGCATGCATTGTTCAACCTCGGTCGAACGGTGAGCTACGCGTGCATTGGAGCCGTCTTCGGGACCGCCGGCGCGCTCCTCTACGGAACGATCGGGCTCGCCGGCATTCTCGGCCCGTTCCAGGGCGCTGTCGGCGTGCTCGCGGGTGCGGCGATCCTCGTAATGGGTCTTACCCGGTTGGCGGGCTACCGGCAGGGAGCAGTCGAGGGGATCATCGCCGGAACCGGCGTCGGTTCGCTGTTCGCCCGGAGCTACACGGCGATCTCGACGCGGATCGATCGCTGGGTCAACGGTGTCGGCATCCTCGGCCTTGGCGCGCTCCACGGACTACTGCCGTGCATGCTACTCTATCCGGCCTTCCTGTATGTGTTCGCACAGGGATCGCCCGTCTATGGCCTGTTCGCCCTCGGTACGCTCGGACTCGGCACCGTACCGAGCGTGTTCCTCTACGGGACCGTGATCGGGTCGGTGAGTGCGCGCCAGCGACAAACTGTCCACTACGGACTAGGCGTGCTCTTCATTGGACTCGGGTATGTACTGCTAGCAATGGGGTTCATGCGCTTCGGAATCATGCTCCCGCTGCCCGATATCCCGTACTACCAACCGCTCGCCGGCCCGGAGGCGATGACCTGAGATGGCGACCTGCACGCTCTGTGAGCTTCCCGTCGAGGACCCGATCACGAGTACAGAAGTCGATGGCGACTTTTGCTGTCAGGGCTGTCTGGAAGTCGCCCGCCTCGTCGACGACGGCGAGGACGTCGATCTCTCAATCGCGGCGGTTCGCGAGCGCGTTGCGGCCGAAAACACTCGGCCCGACATCCCTGACGGTGCCGAAACCGTCTATCTCTCAATCGATGGGATGCACTGCCAGACCTGTGAGGGGTTTATCGAACTCCTTGCCGAGGAGGAAGAAGGCATCCACGAGGCACGGGCCAGCTACGCAACCGAGATGGTCCAGGTGGTGTACGACCCCGACCAGATCGACCGCAACACGATCGCCACGACCCTGAGCCAATTGGGCTATCGGGCCAACGATCCCGATGAGGAGAACGACTCGCTGCGCTCACGCGTCGAGTTCGGCAAGTATCGTGCCGTGC
It includes:
- a CDS encoding TRAM domain-containing protein, translated to MVEQMTVNPGEVYHVAVLPTKTEDAVDDHQGTASTAALSSSSPAERPEPPVKEGEVRTVTIDTLGDQGDGITRVERGYVVIVPDAEPDEEVTVEIDTVQSNVAFASIIERRE
- a CDS encoding PadR family transcriptional regulator, producing MYDLTGFQRDLLYVIGGLDDPHGLALKAELEGYYDKEIQHGRLYPNLDTLVDKGLVEKSQQDRRTNLYKLTARGQRELSARREWEQQYLHDTLNAA
- a CDS encoding sulfite exporter TauE/SafE family protein, whose protein sequence is MQALPAASPMPIQISKVGVTAGYDLAVFFLIGLFGGAHCIGMCGPLVATYAERMETNDRWSGALTLYEMRQHALFNLGRTVSYACIGAVFGTAGALLYGTIGLAGILGPFQGAVGVLAGAAILVMGLTRLAGYRQGAVEGIIAGTGVGSLFARSYTAISTRIDRWVNGVGILGLGALHGLLPCMLLYPAFLYVFAQGSPVYGLFALGTLGLGTVPSVFLYGTVIGSVSARQRQTVHYGLGVLFIGLGYVLLAMGFMRFGIMLPLPDIPYYQPLAGPEAMT